The Phragmites australis chromosome 1, lpPhrAust1.1, whole genome shotgun sequence genomic interval TATGGAAAGCCTGAACGCAATCGACGATGCAGTAGCCGCAGTGGCATGTCTGTTGAATTTCTTTCCTGAAGGAGCCGAAGTCCTGAACTGAGTAACGGGGACGGAGAACGCGCTGATAGGCTAGTGATAGGAACGGTTGATTATTTTCTATCCATGAGCGTTCGAGCCCCACGTTCGTGTCTAACTAGGGTTTATCCCAGtaaactgatttttttatagCCTTGAGTGCCTGTAGGTTATAATAGAATGATGATAGTAAATCTCTTCAATAGACATGTATATATAAGTTATAGATTATTTAAATGTGCACTATAACTTATACCAATATTAAGgcttaaaaaaaagagtaaCGGGGACGAACGATGAACAGTTGATAGCATGCGTCCTGCAGTCTGTGGGCCGGTTTACTGCCGTACTGGCTTGATGAGGTTAAAAGACTGTTAAATAAAAAGCCGGTTTACTCCGCTACAAGTTAATGGCGTACAATGCAGTCTTTGCCATCAAAAAGCAGGAAAGAATATTCGACACTACTGGCATATACTCCGAACCCAACAGAGCGAAGAAAATAAAGCACATATACAGCAAGCCGTTTCTCAAAGAAATGAGAAACGTGATCCCACATGTAATTCAGACTACTTGTTCTACAGAACGCACTCGTTGATATATCACATAAAAACAAAGCGGGCATGTGAGACAATAACCACAACGGTGACACGGAAGGAAGTAAATTACTTGTATAAACCATGCATTCCAGACACATCACCACATACACCAACATACCACAACCAGAAAGCCAACCCCCTCCAGGCTGAAACCAGGATACATTCCTGACTGCACAGCAAAAATAACTTATGAAGGAATTCTTCACGCTAAGCTCGACCAGGTTTTGGAGCCTCAGGTGCCTCCCAAGGTTCTATGCTGCAAGGACTATTATCACTATGAGCAGGACAACCCCGAAAATAACCAGCAACAGGCATATCTGCAGCAAAAAATGGGTCACCAATTCAGAACAATGAAGATGGAGGATATTAACAAAGTGTGTCAAAGGGGTGCTGAAAGTACCAGCGAAGAGTTCGACTTCTGAGTTTTAGCAGCTTTCGAAAGCTGGCCTTTTGCTTGTGTAGTCGCCGCAACAGAATTTTCTATGTGGGAGTCAATGTCATCTGCAGCACAAGAGGAGAAATACAATTAGATGACACTGGGGAAATAGGCAGTCCTGTCCTCAAAACAAATCGAAATGCAGTTATATCATCTGTCAACCCAAAAGGCCGCATACCAATTATTGCTCCTTGATCGTGGACTAGCACAGCAAGATCTTTGAAGATTTCGTTTACTTCAGTAATTTGGTGCTGAATCTCTTGTATTCCCTGATCTCTCTCCTCGATGATGGCCTCATTGAACACAATCTCATTATCCAAGAAGACCAACTCTTGCCTATGGTAAATCAAAAGGTATGAAATTAGCACATTACTCAGGATATTCAGAAAAAGGCTCAAATtcttaacatgcaaatacaggGTATATGTGTTGCCCAAGCAACCGCATAAAGTCGAGTAGGTATGTGCCTCCAAGTTACGCCATGAATACAGAGCCAACATATCTACACAAAATAAGTTGTTCCACAGAACTCAACAGAATCTGTACAGAATAAGTAGTTCCATAAAATAACAAACAGATATTATCAACTTACCTTCTAGATTCTAGAAGCTGCGTGCGCTGCTCAGACAACTTATCAGCACCATTATTCACCTCACTTGAGCTATAGCTGCAAAGGATGGCCACTCCTAGATTAGCCATATGGTGGCAATATGCTAAAAACaactttaataaaattattattaataGAAATCAATGaaagaatatgagaagaaaAGAAGCAATGGTTGAAACTTATCAGAAAGTCACACTTTACTGTTCTCTTGAAGAACCAACTAAAGTAAACTACAGTAGAGTTATTTAATCAAGACTACCACACTTTGCCACTTCTTGCACTAATAGTGTGGAAAGCTAGAAAATGAGCCTATGACAGCAGGGGCAGGGACTTTAACTTTGTTGTGGCAAAATATGGTAATGAACAAAACAAACATTGCTCCATGGAACAATAAAAAAGGGCAACGAATGCACCAATAGAATATATCAGGCAAAACGATCAAGTATGAATGGTCATCTCAGAACATAATGCAATTCTGATATTTAGATCTACGGTAGGGTTGGACTAGCTTTTTATTGTTGAGTAACTATTCACTGCAATTTATAATGCCCCAGACATACATCTGGAGGTATGCCAGGATGGAAGAGAACCGAATAATCATTGAACAGAACGTGTTAGGACATTTCACAGTAGGTTGGAAACAAATCAGGAGGTCCTGAAACGACTTCAAGCACGATTAACTACTATTAACTCAATTTCTGGGATGTTTGTGATGGTAATGGACTGATGGGCATTTTATTGTAATTAGCAATTGTCTGATCAAAATCTATCATTTCACTAATTGAATTCTATTAACCTAGGAGAGACATATATTCATAAATGCTACATACAGAAGAATTCACAGATATTCGAGGATTAGAGCACTACCATGAGTTGGTAAATCAAACTAACTTTTGAAAGCAGAAAATTCCTTGTagaaatgtaaaataaaataatatcataCAGCAACAATGCAACAAAGCTGGGCAGCAAATTACCTCTGTGGCAGACCCACTTGAGAAACAAAAGGTGCATATGCAGCTTCTCTCTCTACTGCTAGCCGTTGAGCTTTCTGGAATTCTTTTAGGACTGCTTGGAAATCCTTAGCTAGCTTTGCATCAGCAATCTTCTTGGTAGCCTGCGGTTTAATACATGGTTATGAACCCAATTTGTAAAAAGACAAATTCCTGGCACATATGGGAAAAGCAAATTGTCCCAAATAATAGAGGGATGAACATGGGCAACTAAATGACTAGTAGTAAATACaaaagctcatatgagaaataTAGGTAACACATTTAAATGCACAAATCCAAGACTCGCTTACATTTTTTGTCACAATGCATGCCACCATGCCAGAATATGATCATTGAAGCATGCTGTAATAATGAAAGAAAACTTTTACTGCTCTCTAATTAAGGAGCCCACTTTAACCCCTATTGCTACAGGAAAAACTAAGACTTGTACAAAATAAAATACGCAAAATTAGATTTGATCTTTCCAATCAGAGTACATGAAATGTACAGGTTCAGTTTCAGTAACTATAAGCATTACTCCTTTCTTCTGTACTtgcaaagaagaaaataaatgtCTGTTGCAGGTTCTTGTTCAAAATAAAACACCTATGCATCGCAAAATGACAAAACTTACATGAAAATGAAATATTAGTTAAATTTATTCCTGAACTAGAGGTAACATCCAAACTACATTATGTGACCATAAAAGTAAGGATGCAAACAGAGCATGATCCC includes:
- the LOC133909139 gene encoding syntaxin-22-like, producing MSFQDLEAGHVRGAPRRNGRAGAGGAGAGAGASQAVASGVFQINTAVATFQRLVNTLGTPKDTPDLRDRIHKTRQHITQLVKDTSDKLKQASEADHRVEVSATKKIADAKLAKDFQAVLKEFQKAQRLAVEREAAYAPFVSQVGLPQSYSSSEVNNGADKLSEQRTQLLESRRQELVFLDNEIVFNEAIIEERDQGIQEIQHQITEVNEIFKDLAVLVHDQGAIIDDIDSHIENSVAATTQAKGQLSKAAKTQKSNSSLICLLLVIFGVVLLIVIIVLAA